The genomic region AAGTCATGATCGAGATTCCCTAATTTTGATGACTTTCGCGATTATCAGCTCCAATCAAGCGAAATTTTGCAATCTAGTGTGATGAGGAAGCAATATGTTAGCGACGACGACTAGCTTGAACACGACGCGATCGCAAGAAATCTTTGCCGCAGCCCAAAAACTGATGCCAGGCGGAGTGAGTTCTCCAGTTCGAGCTTTTCGCTCTGTCGGTGGGCAACCGATCGTCTTTGACCAAGTGGCAGGGGCTTATGCTTGGGATGTAGATGGCAACCAATATATTGATTATGTCGGCTCCTGGGGGCCTGCGATCTGTGGCCACGCTCATCCTGCTGTGACCGCTGCCCTACATGAGGCGATCGCGAAAGGTACCAGTTTCGGTGCTCCTTGTGAACTGGAAAATATCTTGGCTGAGATGGTGATCGATGCCGTTCCCAGCATTGAGATGGTACGCTTCGTCAACTCTGGG from Trichocoleus sp. FACHB-46 harbors:
- a CDS encoding aminotransferase class III-fold pyridoxal phosphate-dependent enzyme yields the protein MLATTTSLNTTRSQEIFAAAQKLMPGGVSSPVRAFRSVGGQPIVFDQVAGAYAWDVDGNQYIDYVGSWGPAICGHAHPAVTAALHEAIAKGTSFGAPCELENILAEMVIDAVPSIEMVRFVNSGTEACMTVLRLMRAFTGRDKVIKFEGCYHGHADMFLVKAGSGVATLGLPDSPGVPKSVTSNTLSAPYNDLAAVKALLKRTPTKLLESF